In Poecilia reticulata strain Guanapo linkage group LG11, Guppy_female_1.0+MT, whole genome shotgun sequence, the genomic stretch TTCTTAAATCGTTTGGAAAACCTACTTCTAAGTTAGccgtcttatttcaagtgtattaagatgtTTAAAGTAGAAACttaactaaaaatacttggtatgattttgagtttttccagTGAGTAAAATGTGCAAGTGTTTCCAATTGTTTGACATGAttaaacaatagaaaaaaattaatgttgtaatcttgatctagtttctagttaaAATAACTTTGTGCACTTGAACTAAGTCAATACTAACAAGTAATGTTTAGCAGGATAAAAAAGCTTGATTCTAGATTATTTCacgtaaaacatttttcccaagtgaaataatctgccagtggaactagaacgcTTTTCACCAATAAACAAACTCCCATATCTTAATAATATGATATTAATATGAtctaagttacttttgtctgctttcaagtgtactaagacatttgcattagaaactagacaccctttgaaaaaaattgaaggtgcggtttatagtatggtgcTCTCATAGTCTAAgacatttgcattagaaactagacaccatttgaaaaaaattgaaggtgcggtttatagtatggtgcTCTCATAGTctagaaaatacggtaattggtcttaaaagattttttgaaaacgaaTTATCTGTAAATGATGCCATCTTTGAGCGTCTCTGCTGTAGTGACTAGcagcgtaatcatgtaattttattaccactagatggcagcaggtacagagcattttacattaaaacaagagaattagtaaCGCATGAATGTTGCTACATTCATGTTAAGTGGACACggttgaaataagaaatgtaaaatgtgatcaaaatatttttttgtgtttatttgaatcctattcaagacactttgataagaatgactatatatgtaatataggcggctacagattatcattgtttacatttttggttggtggtgagcgtcgtgattttttcaattaaaacaatgtaccttggctcaaaaaaggttgaaaaacactgatgaaGGTACCAgactgaccagaaccagactcaCCTCATGCAGATTTTTGGTGGGCAGCCGTTTGGCCAGACGCTGGCACGCCTCTGGAGCCGGTGCTGCATTGCAGCCGATCGCTGCTAACAGCAGCAACAATGCAACCTTTGCTGCAGCCATCCTGCTTTCAGACCCAACACTGACTCACAGTCACTGAGACGGTCGATTTATAATGACTCTGTGGCCGCGGGGGCCCTCAGTCCAAAGATAATGTGTGTTCAGAGTCATCCTTTAACCTTTTTATTCATCAATGGAAACGTTTTTAAACTAAAGGCACAGAGAAAACATCTAACATGAAGCCTTAAGCCAGAGAAACAGTTGATCAAACTTCATTTAGTCAAAACCTCCAGGAGTTGAATAAACTAGTTTTTATGTTGGCActcaaaaaactaaaagaagagaaagagtgggagctatttcccagaatgcttagcggcatgtttctgtctcctgcGTTACGTTGGTCCGACTCTTGTGTTATTaaggtaaatgtttattttaatgtcctgATCACACCAAATGTTTCTGAACTGAATTCATTGGGATGTTTAGTAAGATTCATTATCagattttgttcatgcaatttgaaacaagaatttaaattattctgaagtaaaataagttattttaacttgatatttttgagtgaaaataatagagaaatatGGCTCTTTAATTAGATGAGGACAGTTTATTTTCTGGcatgttgtgaaataaatatttacagcattaagttaaaactcacaattcaagattaacgAACTTAAAAAACgatgtttagacaacttgtgtCTCGTTAAATCGACTGTCTTACTGACTTAAATAGGATTTTCAAGGCAGCAagtttcaagttaaaccacctacAGTGTAGGTTTATTATTCCTCTGAATTATTCAATTCAtgcttaatttattaaaatttttgcttttctttctcttctcctgcttcatttgttttccatgtctgaccttttcttatttctccattttctcttgtttattCATCTCTTCATATTGTCGTAATTCTCTGTTATTTACGTTCACGTCTTTGTCTTGTGTTGGATTGTTGTGTGTTTAACGTTTGTTTGCTGCTCTTGGCATTTTGGCTCTTCTTTATGACCGCCTTCACCATAAAGTGAACACAAAGAGTCAATATTTattcatcagttttattttctttgcagccTTTACATGTtgcacaaggaaaaaaaacctttcagtcACTGTGCAAATGAGATGCAGAATGACTAAAAGGAACTTGGCAATTGGATGCTCTCCTCTTCTTTGCAAAAACCTGCGGAAacagacaaaaggaaaatgaaaatccCAGCACATTAAACCGTTACAGCAGAGAAACCTCGGAGCTGTTCGCACTTTTCTCAGGCTTGTGGAGGAAGTTTGGTTCTCCAGAGAAGCCCAAGCAGCTGGCCTGCTTCTTAAAAAGCTCCATGTCAGACTCTGCCATGGCCGATCCTCtgcctggaaaacaaatgaTGGAAATGAATTAAACTACAGTTTGgaagaaaaccaagaaaatgcATCCATGCGACTGATTCCTTCTCACCTAGAAAGTAAAGAGAACGAGCGCTGATTTCTTCCTGGGTGTTCGAGGCGCTGAGTTTAAATAGCTGAATGAGAATTTTGACGTTTTTGGTGGTGCTGTTTATCATCAGGACCAAACAGCCGTCGCAGCTCGGCAGCACGTGAGACTCAGAGGTCATGTTAAGTACTGGGAATAAATAcggaaaaaagtggaaaaatggatcttaattttcatatttatttatttttaggaaaataaataatttaatatttttttacagaaataaatggtagaataagtaataaaatgatgacaaaaaagtcacaatattatgagaataaattcaaaacattGCAAGATTAGATTTGTAGTTTTACGAGAATTtagtaataaaattacaagcaTAAAGACAcagtattacaagaataaaatctaaatgagaaaaaaagtcaaaataacagGACAATAAAGTAAGATcaaatatttcaagaataaagtcataatataatgagaataaagtattacaagaataaaatcgCAACGTTATCacttctcataattttatttattttttattttcctagcGTGGCCCCAATAACCCTTTGTACATTAtcaatatacactgctcaaaaaaataaagggaacacttaaacaacacaatataactccaagtaaatcaaacttctgtgaaatcaaactgtccacttaggaagcaacactgattgaccacggggaccctcgtcgggtcaatcagtgttgcttcctaagtggacagtttgatttcacagaagtttgattttcttggagttatattgtgttgttgaagtgttccctttatttttttgagcagtatatatgaACAAGAAAATCAATAGAAATTTGGatgaaaaatctggaaaatgatcaataaaactgagaaaatgtgcAGTGTTTGTAAGCAgaattggatttttaaaaaaaaagaaaaataagcaaatgtaaaatccctgaaatgtttgttttttaattggaaGCTGCAGGCTGGCCTCTCCTGCAGGACTTTGACTCTTTTTGTCGGATCACATTGGGAAACTTACTTGAGGACGTTATGGTGTTGCCCTCTATATTCATGCTCTGGGTGTTTTTCAAGCAGGTTCCATTTCTATTGAGGAAAAAGGTGAATTCACAACCTTAAAGCTGAACTATTGTGCTTCCTCAAACAGAGTAAgataagaaaaacatgttcattacaatttttacacaaaatcgtTCTTTggtgagattttagtctggtcagttcaaCAGTTTGacacacaaactgaaaaatgctTCCATATAACCACCAATAGAACAATTTATCTAAATTGTATTTATGAAAAGCTACTCCATGTTTACATAAAACCTCCTGATCAGACTCAGTTATCCAATATTttcagataaacagttttttccttcctttatgTATTTTCATCTCAGTAATTCTATggttgtgttttgcttttctttctatACATGCAGTAGATGTGTATATTTACTGTGAACTCACATATTGCTCCCTTGAATCATGACAATCTCGTTGTTGCCTTTGGGCGACTTTGTGATGTTCACCCAGGAGCTTTCGGTTAACTTCAGCATGTCACCATGAAAGTCATGATCCGTGTAGCCTGCAAGGAAATTTACTTTCCCATAGATCtgcacacaaacaggaagttggtTACTTTCAGAACATGAACGTGTTTGAGATATGAAGaaataactgattttatgttaaatatttgttgtgtttttactgtttgcagATGGTAAAATGCTGGTTATCCAGCTATCCAGCTAAATAAGCTGGTTACAGCTACATAGCTGGTTAGCTTTGTAGCTAAATAGCAAACCAAGACACTTTACCATTTGGTTATCTGTAGAACCAAATTATTGTTTGGTTATTTATATCCAAAGTTCAATTTGGATATGAATACGTTCACTGTTTCTAGTTTCAGAACATCAGGTAAAGGTTTGCATTAAAAGATTTTGACAAAGATGTTCGTATTAAAATCCTACTTGGACAAACGTTTCACAAAGAGCTAATGCTCATTTTGTGACTGGAttgtataaattaaaaaacacaatttcacctGCACTGTGCTTTTTTCAAGaagtgcaattaaaatcacactttttgTTAATGcgttaaatcattaaaaaacatggcGCTCCATGATCCtccatctacttcctgttgttttcttcttcctggtCTGattattgatcatgtgacttgtatgatgtgataaaagtgtttccattgcagttttgtgaaataaaccaattttgatacagctgaaaaatTACCTCGTCCTCGtgacaaaactttttattgaaaaattacGCAACGGAAATGCAAATAGCGACAGGAATCACAACATAAAACTACCATTCTGTGCCATGAAGAGgtgaaaagcaaacagaaacaacaatgGAGACCACGTTACTGTTGCAGCAGGAGCTAAATGAGTAAATCCAGACATTAACGGAGTGTTAATCTCACTGGGGTATGAACGAGAGGAAGCGTTTACCACAGACGGGTCGGCCAGAGAGACGGGTGCGACCAGCGGCTGGCATTCTTCAGgtgagagagctgagccaatcagaagcagcGAAGCAAACAGCAGCGAGCCGAGCCACAGGTTCATGatgacaacacagagacaatcAGGCCAAGAAAGGATGCAAGACGACGGAGACACAGCAGCACGTCATGTGAGCTGCTTGACTTTTATACAATCTGATTAGGTAACAACTCTGTGGACTTTCCAACGGTTGtgtaagaaatttttttttaattgggtttTTGCTCTATAAGGTTTGTTTTAGGTGTGTGAAAGTTTGCAATGATAGTGTCTGGCTTGTGTAGCaatcattagtttttttgtttgacttgacTTTTAAAATCAAGGACTTTGTGGGGTTATCCCACACAGACATTGATTTCTGTGAAGTTGAGATCTGCAACTTTGTTCAGCCAGAAAATTCCTGGAGAATTTCCACCTGGAATCCCCGCTGTCCCTTTTCTGACTGCTGCAAAGTTCAGATttgcaaactaaacaaaaaccaGGAGAAGCTGCTGATTCATAGCAGTGACTTTTATTGAAAGTCTGCtaaaaggacatttaaaatactaaaacgTTATATTTCAGAGATTGTATGCACAGATTACTGAGAAATGTATCGgatgctaaacaaaaaaactaataaaacaggGAGCGTAATCCCTTAGCTGTCCCTAAACTGAAGATGTTCCTTGATAGAGGTAAAACGCCACAGACACAATCCTCCCTAGATGATTCTGCGTCACAAGGGTTAGGCCACGCCCATTTTTGGAGGCTATTAGCCACATGGCTAATTATTATAAACCTGATGAAAGTGCCTGAAAATATGCTGAGTTGATAAAATGGGTTAGCAAAGAttaaatttaatcattttctgttttgattatttcattcaAGTTTGATTATTCTGTGTTCGTTAGTCTCTTTCTCTAATTAGATcagtattgttttaaaaacctttaactATTGTTTAATTCAGTACTTCTTGTTGACGGTGTTGCATATAGATGTGAGATActaagtgaggaaaaaaaatatctttaaggAAACATTTAACCTggtttcaagaaaaaacaaacaaacattgtttaCCAGGGATTAACTTAACCAACAGAGAACATTTTAAGATTACAGAGGGTCAAAATCTGCTGATTTTGTAGCATCCggatttttcaacttttttcagacatttggaggttttgaaaggaaaaaatataactGTGTAGCCAaagatatttacatttgtgtaaataatttgtGGTTGAATAGTTTCATTCATTTGAACTCTGCGTTCACTGACACGACACAAAATGTACTGACACAAGATTCAGCAACATTTATAATATTTAGGGCAACGATACCATTATTTACCCCAACGGATGTgactttttaagtaaatattaagAAGCAAGTGTTTATTATTTGTCCTGACAGATAAAAATCCCTCCACTCTGAGTACATTA encodes the following:
- the LOC103472539 gene encoding uncharacterized protein LOC103472539 encodes the protein MNLWLGSLLFASLLLIGSALSPEECQPLVAPVSLADPSVIYGKVNFLAGYTDHDFHGDMLKLTESSWVNITKSPKGNNEIVMIQGSNINGTCLKNTQSMNIEGNTITSSILNMTSESHVLPSCDGCLVLMINSTTKNVKILIQLFKLSASNTQEEISARSLYFLGRGSAMAESDMELFKKQASCLGFSGEPNFLHKPEKSFCKEEESIQLPSSF